In the genome of Synchiropus splendidus isolate RoL2022-P1 chromosome 2, RoL_Sspl_1.0, whole genome shotgun sequence, the window TTGCTCCGCCTTCTCATTCCTGCCTGGTGTTGGGTTCAGAGGGGAGCGGACTTGGCCGCGAGCAGCGGGGGCTGACAGTTAGTGAGGAGATAAGGTCAGTGAAAAGCGGGAAGCTCGTGTAACAGGACGCGTGGAGGAGTGGCGTGAGCTGCCTCTCGTTACTGACCCCAGAGCGGAGATGAGCGGTGCGCGGTGAGCGCTTCATCAATGGCCGGCAGACGCAGCATCGGGAGGGTCAGCTCGGACCCCAGTGTCGTGACCCAAGCCATCGCCGTCGCTGAGCAGCTGAGTGTGGAGTGCTCCACATTACTGGAACTTTATGTGAGTTTGTGTCAGTCACGCTTTTGAGAAAACGTTTCTAAGCTGCCTTTCCCAGTGTTTTAATTCGTCCTGTTTTAATCCTGAATTTAAGTCCGGACTTTTGGGATCTGCGTTAGTGTGTGCTCAACAAACAGAATGCACTTCCTGTCTAAATTAATGGTGCTTCATTCCCATGTTTAGAAGCTGCAGCGTTCATTCCATGACTTTGAATCCATGATCTTGGTTTGTTGTGGTTCCTCCCAGCCTTCTCAGCTTGACACTCTCATAATGGATTGACATTAAAAAGATGAGCAGAATAGAGATTAAAAAGTAGgggaatatttatttattacttattcTATCACTTAGATTATTATATTACATACATATgactgtatatttattttatgaagcaGTGTGAAGAGTTCTGTGTGGCGACATGTGCGTGCAAGAAACTGCGCCGTCAGAGCGCCACCAGGTGGGCGGTATTCAGGTCCTGTACCAGCGCACAGAGGTTCAGTCTGTTCTGCAGGAGCCTGTGTCACGTTACAAATGACTGAGTTCCCGAACTGGAGCCAGACTGCTGCTCTTTCATGGGGCTTGGAACAAACGCCAGCGCGGTTTCCGTCATGTGACACTGAGCACTGTTTGGATAGTGTTGGCTTCCGACAAAGAGAATTAAAACACCCATTTGGAAGCTATTTCTGTCTCTCATCTCCATCACAGACCAGATCCCTCTGTGTGCTTGAGTCACAGAGCAGTGAACACCAGGCGCAAACTCAACAAACAAGCGTGAACTCTGAAGTTGCTTTGATGCTTTCATTCTGAAGCTGAGTGGCAAACACTGCTGGAACCATGACAAACATACAGACTAACAAAAACCCCTGCCAAGTATTTATGATCCACTtctaaacatcaataaaaaatcCCAGCGATGATCATCTTTTTTAGAAAAACAACTCATCTTCTTCCTTCCTGGTGAGGTCTCTACATCCAGCCTGTTCTTATTAGGGTTGGGGCTTTCATTTTGGTTAGTCACAGATAAAACTCCACCAATTCCAAGATGAAATGAGATCGATTGAAGTactgaaatttcattttttttcattgatgtgTAAGCTCATGTGGACATATTCTTCTTCAATTTGATCCTTCTATTATTAAATGTGAAAACGCGACTAATCACgattaaatgaatatttttttagtttttgtttacAGAGCAAGTCACTAttatttttgcaaaataataaaaatttatAATCAAGTGCTTTAATATGGTAAAATGCCTGAAAgaagcaaaaatgtaaaaaataaaataaaataaacaatgtttgtgCAGagatgtggatttttttttgttgtttgttttttcgttCGGAGGTGTCAAACATTTACCTCTGGGTCAGTGCAGGTCATTCTGTCACTGCGGTTCTAACTTGCACATACCGGTTAAGATTATGGCCTCAGCACCAGATCACGGGGCTTGTGGGCTTCGCGCTTCGACCCGGTGGTGGAATCTGTCGAGTTCCGCCGGGATTAAAAGAGTTCCAGTCTCGGAAATTGTCTTCCGAAACATCAGGTTGTTCTATACCTTACTCTGGTTTTAAATCTCTTTGCTTTATGTTTCCGCATCAagaagcagaaagagtctttcacCTCGGAAGTGGCGGACAGTCGCCTGGTGTCTGTGCCTCACCCTTCTGCCCAGCTGGACTCCGGGGACAAACTCTGGTCCCTCCACATGGCCCTGCTTCAGTGCCGGGGCCTGATGAAGAGAGCCGTGGAGcgagaggagaaggagctggGCAGTGAGAAGAACGGCAGCTACGAGGGTCAGAGGCGGGTGGTGAAGGAGCGTCTCTCTCTGCTGGTCGGCAGGACCGCTGAGATCCTCAAAGCTGTGAAGGGTGCAGCGGCGGCGCCTCCTAGCTTGGCGGAACCTGAGGTATGTGCACGGGTCAACACATGTGCTGGGTAAGAACCGAGCCCTCTCTTTTCTCGTGGCAGTGGGACGGTTCCTCCACGTTTGAGCTGAAAGTTTGGGTGTTTCGGGTGTTTAAGGAGGTGGACTACTGGACCAAGGCCACCATCACGACGCTGAAAAGTCTCTCG includes:
- the cntf gene encoding ciliary neurotrophic factor; its protein translation is MAGRRSIGRVSSDPSVVTQAIAVAEQLSVECSTLLELYKQKESFTSEVADSRLVSVPHPSAQLDSGDKLWSLHMALLQCRGLMKRAVEREEKELGSEKNGSYEGQRRVVKERLSLLVGRTAEILKAVKGAAAAPPSLAEPEWDGSSTFELKVWVFRVFKEVDYWTKATITTLKSLSKSKEPVAASRNRSDRNGYR